In Nitrososphaerales archaeon, the genomic stretch TATCTTTTTGGCAGAAGCTACTCTAACTGGTGCGATAGGGGGTTTGGTTGGCATAACCTTAGGCTCATTCTTATCTTTCGCCATCGTCGGTATGCTCGGTGGAGGGGGTCTAGGTTTAGGTTTCCCTGGCTTCAGACCACCGGGACAGGCAGCTGCTACTCAAGCATCGGTGATTACGCCTGTGATAACCCCTGAATTATTGATCGGTACATTCCTCATGGCTGTAGTGATAGGGGCCCTTGCCGGATTATTACCATCTTGGCGAGCATCAAGGATGGTTCCCGTAGTCGCACTAAGGCATGAATGAACCATAGAGAGATAGATAATCTAATGCAGGCGGTATGAATCAAATCTTTTAAACAATCTTTTAAACCTCTCAACGATTAAGATCGATTGTAAGATTAAGCCCATAAATCTTTCTTCCTATTTTTCCATCACTATCATCTTAAATAGATAGACTTTTAAGTAGTCATTTAACGCAGAATAGTAGCTATCGATGGTGGTAATAAGATGGATGAGCTAGAATGGATCAAACAGAAGAAGTTGCGAGAGATGATGGATCGAATAAAAGCTGAGAAAAAAGCTGAGCAAGATGATTGGCCGGATAAGCCCATCGAACTTACCGATAAGAATTTCAAAGAAACGATTCGCAAATATCCCTTAATAGTGGTGGACTTTTGGGCTGAATGGTGTGGTCCGTGCCGTATGATCGCACCCATCATCGATGAATTGGCTCGAGAGTATAAAGGTAGAATCGTATTCGGAAAATTAAATGTGGATTTAAACCGTACTACTGCGATGAATTATGGAATCATGAGTATACCGACGTTACTT encodes the following:
- the trxA gene encoding thioredoxin — encoded protein: MDELEWIKQKKLREMMDRIKAEKKAEQDDWPDKPIELTDKNFKETIRKYPLIVVDFWAEWCGPCRMIAPIIDELAREYKGRIVFGKLNVDLNRTTAMNYGIMSIPTLLIFKNGQLVDQIVGAMPKRVLEATITQYL